TTAGCTTTTGGGGAACCAGAACACCCTGCCTctgatttgttatttttttggtttgtttttgtcttacttttgatatttttttgaatcGATTTAGGAGGCTCGTACTTGAGATTTAAAACGTTTTCTACCCAATCCTTAAGTAGAGGCTCATCGTGTATTTCAACAATGGGCTCGtactttatatttatttcagcagttttctttttaacCTCTTGGTAGGCAGCCGTCAGTGGTTCCTGCACAGCCTCATGGTAGACGTAATCTTCATCCTggaattcaaaataaatacattattATGGCCATTTGCAGATGCAAAAACATACCAAGTCGTATGTGCGGTCTGAATCCCATTCACCCTTGTGAGCGAAAAATGGAACGTGAACAGCGGGAGGATACCCTGTAAATTCCTCAATCCATGTAGATGGATCTTTTTGCCATTCGAGGGTTAAGTTGCACAGTTCGTGCCCTTCTGGCAGGCAGAACTGTCGACCAATCACAAACGCTTCTATGCTGGAATTCCTTGAGGCGGAGGGCTTAAAAACGCACACATCCTTGAAAAAGCGCTTCATTTGAGTGTAGACCCTGCTAGTTTTGTCACAGCGGTATATCTTCGACACAAACGAGCCACCTTCCTCCAAAATGTAGGTGGCGATGCTTATGGCGGTGATTACCAGTTCCATTTGAACGTAACAATCAAAGTCATGCATGCCTGTGGAATCGGGAGCTCCATCGCAAACTACGATTTGAGCTTTTTCgccttcaaaaaaatttataatagcTTCCGCAGTGGACTCCTTGCTGATATCCTCGCGCATTTGTGTAACACCTTCGATGGGCGCCATTCCCTGCATATCAACAGCGATGATCTTGACCTTTTTCTTGTCTTCTGGCGAAAGTGGCTCATACATGTGCTTAGCCAGCACCTGAGACCAGCTTCCCGGGGCGGCACAGAGATCCACTGCGCGATAAAGTCCTGCAATTTGTTGAAAATGagtattttgaataaaaacacGAGGTTTCTGGAGCACCATCCAACAGGTGGAACGTCTCCTCCGCCTGGAGCAATTTAAACGCGCTTCTCGCCCTCCAGCCTTGCTCCTTGGCGAGACGGTAGAATATGTCACGCTTATCCTTTGAAGTTTttcccatcagaaaaaattatttttgacaaaacaaATTAACAGTGAAATAAATTTCATTCACAATATATCGCTGTCACTCGATATCGCTATCGTTAAAATAGTTTTAACAGTGCTGTAAAACGTACAAAATCCAAGGCTGGAAATCGTCGCAAAAGTGTTTCGGTCGTTGTTGCCACAGATTGACAAATTCTGCTATGAGAAAAGAAAATTTGACTATTAAAATTGCTTCCAGCTCAAGTTAACACCGTAACCCTTTGGAAGCGTGCGGCAGTCAAAGACCCATCCGAAAACATGGCCCAGTTGAAAAAGTTGTACATGAGCTCTAATCTCGAGAGCCTGGAGAAGATGACTAGCATTCCCGATCTGCGCGACAAGAACATGAAAATGTAAACTGaaactagaaaaaaaattttgctgaTTCGTGTGATTTgactttttttcaaatatatttttaggcTACTCAACACCGCTAGAAAACTGTACGTCACTGCAGAGGAGTACCGGTTAGAAGGCGATGAGGAACTGGCCTACATTACCTATATGAAGTACTTCAACATGTTGTCCGCCATTCGCAAAAAGTCCGACTATGCCAACCACAAGTCAACGGTGCGCCAAATGTTGGGCGACACCGACGCGAATCGTCGTATAATGGACTCGTTGGAGATAATTGCCAACTCCTTGGCGCACCGCTACGCACTGCTATGCAAACCTTCGACGCTTGAACCAATCACCGATTTTGTCAATGGTCGAACAGTGGTTGAATCATCCACTACGACCGTTTCTTCACAGCCAGAAGACTTTTCCCGTTTGGGGCTAATTAGCTGCCAGGAGCTGTACCGGCGCATGCAAGAAAAAACGGTTCTGGTCATGGACTGCCGTTCTAGTTCTGACTACGATAT
The Drosophila bipectinata strain 14024-0381.07 chromosome 3R, DbipHiC1v2, whole genome shotgun sequence DNA segment above includes these coding regions:
- the Trm7-34 gene encoding tRNA (guanosine(34)-2'-O)-methyltransferase, with translation MGKTSKDKRDIFYRLAKEQGWRARSAFKLLQAEETFHLLDGLYRAVDLCAAPGSWSQVLAKHMYEPLSPEDKKKVKIIAVDMQGMAPIEGVTQMREDISKESTAEAIINFFEGEKAQIVVCDGAPDSTGMHDFDCYVQMELVITAISIATYILEEGGSFVSKIYRCDKTSRVYTQMKRFFKDVCVFKPSASRNSSIEAFVIGRQFCLPEGHELCNLTLEWQKDPSTWIEEFTGYPPAVHVPFFAHKGEWDSDRTYDLDEDYVYHEAVQEPLTAAYQEVKKKTAEINIKYEPIVEIHDEPLLKDWVENVLNLKYEPPKSIQKNIKSKTKTNQKNNKSEAGCSGSPKAKDLSGEEFDSDSKDLEDLDQSSTSQGKDDDKRCVHENSKQIIDFSELPFQETIEQEASTSKRNTASENNDQGALHYEAANEETGDQTAKIGDLEKSVNCNLENKIS